From a single Micromonospora carbonacea genomic region:
- a CDS encoding fatty acid desaturase family protein produces the protein MTAIQKKAHNPIAHLTAADIEELGRELDAIRDRVLASRGAADAAYIRKVISTQRRLELGSRAVLLFSLFPPAWVVGTLGLAVAKILENMEIGHNVLHGQYDFMRDPKIHSTTWEWDHVSPAEQWKHSHNQLHHTYTNVLGKDNDLGYGIMRVDEDQPWHPVHLGQPLWNLVNACFFEYGIAAYDLELGHNLRKGRHKAPEFRARARAVGRKIRRQFLKDYVIHPLLSGPSFLSTLAATFTANLIRNLWSHSVIMCGHFPEGVETFEKTSIEGETRGEWYLRQMLGSANISGSRLLHIMTGNLSFQIEHHLFPDLPSCRYQEVAPEVRALFARYGLTYTTGALPKQVVSAWWKVIRLSLPNRATEPPAATPPAAAPQERQDALATSSA, from the coding sequence GTGACCGCCATCCAGAAGAAGGCCCACAACCCGATCGCCCACCTCACCGCCGCCGACATCGAGGAGCTGGGCCGGGAGCTCGACGCCATCCGCGACCGGGTGCTCGCCAGCCGCGGTGCGGCCGACGCGGCCTACATCCGCAAGGTGATCTCCACCCAGCGCCGGCTGGAGCTGGGCAGCCGGGCGGTGCTGCTGTTCTCGCTGTTCCCGCCGGCCTGGGTCGTCGGCACCCTCGGCCTCGCCGTGGCCAAGATCCTGGAGAACATGGAGATCGGCCACAACGTCCTGCACGGCCAGTACGACTTCATGCGCGACCCGAAGATCCACTCGACGACCTGGGAGTGGGACCACGTCTCCCCCGCCGAGCAGTGGAAGCACTCGCACAACCAGCTGCACCACACGTACACCAACGTGCTCGGCAAGGACAACGACCTCGGGTACGGCATCATGCGCGTCGACGAGGACCAGCCCTGGCACCCCGTCCACCTCGGCCAGCCGCTGTGGAACCTGGTCAACGCCTGCTTCTTCGAGTACGGCATCGCCGCGTACGACCTGGAGCTGGGCCACAACCTGCGCAAGGGCCGGCACAAGGCCCCCGAGTTCCGGGCCCGCGCCCGGGCGGTCGGCCGCAAGATCCGCCGCCAGTTCCTCAAGGACTACGTCATCCACCCGCTGCTGTCGGGGCCGTCGTTCCTCAGCACCCTCGCGGCCACGTTCACCGCGAACCTGATCCGCAACCTGTGGAGCCACTCCGTGATCATGTGCGGGCACTTCCCGGAGGGGGTGGAGACCTTCGAGAAGACCTCCATCGAGGGGGAGACCCGGGGGGAGTGGTACCTGCGGCAGATGCTCGGCTCGGCCAACATCAGCGGCAGCCGGCTGCTGCACATCATGACCGGCAACCTGTCGTTCCAGATCGAGCACCACCTCTTCCCGGACCTGCCGAGCTGCCGCTACCAGGAGGTGGCCCCCGAGGTGCGGGCGCTGTTCGCCAGGTACGGGCTGACGTACACCACCGGGGCGCTGCCGAAGCAGGTCGTCTCCGCCTGGTGGAAGGTCATCCGGCTCTCGCTGCCCAACCGGGCGACCGAGCCCCCCGCCGCCACCCCGCCGGCCGCCGCGCCGCAGGAGCGGCAGGACGCCCTGGCGACCTCGTCGGCCTGA
- a CDS encoding class I SAM-dependent methyltransferase: MTHAFDKGYWEQIWQGDRAPAMAAAGANPHLVREVDGLTPGTALEAGCGAGAEAIWLAARGWRVTAADVAAGALARAAGRAAAGVAGRVRWVEADLSTWQPPVRYDLVTTHYAHPAMPQLDFYERVASWVAPGGTLFIVGHLQHHGRHATAGHGHDHGPGGGPGHGHGGGPGAGETGPPAAASVTAADITARLDPAGWEIVTAQESRRTVTGPGGHPVTLHDVVVRARRRR; the protein is encoded by the coding sequence ATGACGCACGCGTTCGACAAGGGGTACTGGGAGCAGATCTGGCAGGGCGACCGGGCCCCGGCCATGGCGGCCGCCGGGGCCAACCCGCATCTGGTGCGGGAGGTCGACGGCCTGACGCCTGGGACGGCCCTGGAGGCGGGGTGCGGGGCGGGGGCCGAGGCGATCTGGCTGGCCGCCCGCGGCTGGCGGGTCACCGCGGCCGACGTCGCCGCCGGGGCGCTGGCGCGCGCGGCCGGCCGGGCCGCCGCCGGCGTGGCCGGCAGGGTGCGCTGGGTCGAGGCGGACCTGTCCACCTGGCAGCCGCCCGTCCGGTACGACCTGGTGACCACGCACTACGCGCATCCCGCGATGCCGCAGTTGGACTTCTACGAGCGCGTCGCGTCCTGGGTCGCCCCCGGCGGCACCCTGTTCATCGTCGGCCACCTCCAGCACCACGGCCGGCACGCCACGGCGGGCCACGGCCACGATCACGGGCCCGGCGGTGGCCCCGGTCACGGGCACGGCGGCGGCCCCGGGGCGGGCGAGACCGGGCCGCCCGCCGCGGCGTCCGTGACCGCCGCCGACATCACCGCGCGTCTCGACCCGGCCGGGTGGGAGATCGTGACCGCGCAGGAGTCGCGCCGGACCGTGACCGGCCCCGGCGGCCACCCGGTGACCCTGCACGACGTCGTCGTCAGGGCCCGCCGTCGGCGCTGA
- a CDS encoding spermidine synthase — MRFEELAWRETPIGEISLRRRHDPALDREVYEVKLDDEFLMSSLFPVAEIELARLGLAPLRGTGLDVVVGGLGLGYTARTALEDPRVASLLVVEAIEDVIDWHRRGLLPFAAGLADDPRTRFVRADFFAAVADGAGFDPDSPGRRFDAILLDVDHSPRHVLHPSHAPFYTDEGLRRLAGLLHPDGVFALWSNDPPDPDFQRVLTGVFPTSLAHVVRFPNPLQGRESANTVYVARR, encoded by the coding sequence GTGCGATTCGAGGAACTGGCCTGGCGGGAGACCCCGATCGGCGAGATCAGCCTGCGCCGTCGGCACGACCCCGCGCTGGACCGCGAGGTCTACGAGGTCAAGCTCGACGACGAGTTCCTGATGTCCAGCCTCTTCCCCGTCGCGGAGATCGAGCTGGCCCGGCTCGGGCTGGCCCCGCTGCGCGGCACGGGGCTCGACGTCGTGGTGGGCGGCCTCGGCCTCGGCTACACGGCCCGCACCGCCCTGGAGGACCCCCGGGTGGCCTCGCTGCTGGTGGTGGAGGCGATCGAGGACGTCATCGACTGGCACCGGCGCGGGCTGCTGCCGTTCGCGGCGGGGCTGGCCGACGACCCGCGCACCCGGTTCGTCCGGGCGGACTTCTTCGCGGCCGTGGCCGACGGGGCGGGCTTCGACCCGGACTCGCCCGGCCGCCGGTTCGACGCCATCCTGCTCGACGTGGACCACTCGCCCCGGCACGTGCTGCACCCGAGCCACGCCCCGTTCTACACCGACGAGGGCCTGCGCCGCCTCGCCGGCCTGCTGCACCCCGACGGGGTCTTCGCGCTCTGGTCCAACGACCCGCCGGACCCGGACTTCCAGCGGGTGCTCACCGGGGTGTTCCCGACCTCCCTGGCCCACGTCGTCCGCTTCCCCAACCCGTTGCAGGGCCGGGAGTCGGCCAACACCGTCTACGTCGCCCGTCGCTAG
- a CDS encoding DUF4180 domain-containing protein yields MPDEVRELAGVPVLVCDPDGPLVATEQDALDLIGAAFLGAQVVAVPANRLPEGFFSLGTRFAGDVMQKFVNYRLRLAVIGDISERLARSPALRALVHESNRADHVWFLPDLDALDARLRAAS; encoded by the coding sequence ATGCCTGACGAGGTGCGGGAGCTGGCCGGGGTGCCGGTGCTGGTGTGCGACCCCGACGGCCCGCTGGTCGCCACCGAGCAGGACGCGCTCGACCTGATCGGCGCGGCCTTCCTCGGCGCGCAGGTGGTGGCCGTGCCCGCGAACCGGCTGCCCGAGGGGTTCTTCTCGCTCGGCACCCGGTTCGCCGGCGACGTCATGCAGAAGTTCGTCAACTACCGCCTGCGCCTGGCCGTCATCGGCGACATCTCCGAGCGGCTGGCGCGCAGCCCGGCGCTGCGCGCCCTGGTGCACGAGTCCAACCGGGCCGACCACGTGTGGTTCCTGCCCGACCTCGACGCGCTCGACGCCCGGCTGCGCGCCGCCTCCTGA
- a CDS encoding helix-turn-helix domain-containing protein, with the protein MSEEMYSVEQVADLLGLHVRTVRGYIRAGRLRATRIGKQYRIARADLDALTGRPPTPAAGSAALEVSSIVQVDGVDRATADRLGTVVLAGANNGYDLARPLRVQVVHDAERNRMKIVILGGAAATADLLRLLDAVLDANSGLLGREEGKVGDA; encoded by the coding sequence ATGAGTGAGGAAATGTACTCGGTCGAGCAGGTCGCCGACCTCCTCGGCCTGCACGTGCGCACCGTGCGCGGTTACATCCGCGCCGGCCGGCTGCGGGCGACCCGGATCGGCAAGCAGTACCGGATCGCCCGCGCCGACCTCGACGCGCTCACCGGCCGCCCGCCGACCCCGGCGGCCGGGAGCGCCGCGCTGGAGGTGTCGAGCATCGTGCAGGTCGACGGCGTCGACCGGGCCACGGCCGACCGGCTCGGCACGGTCGTGCTGGCTGGGGCGAACAACGGCTACGACCTCGCGCGCCCGCTGCGGGTGCAGGTGGTCCACGACGCGGAACGGAACCGGATGAAGATCGTGATCCTGGGCGGCGCCGCCGCCACGGCCGACCTGCTGCGCCTGCTCGACGCCGTGCTCGACGCCAACAGCGGCCTGCTCGGCCGCGAGGAAGGGAAGGTGGGAGATGCCTGA
- a CDS encoding histidine phosphatase family protein, with protein MSTRIVFETHSWSEDNDRGVATGWLPGRLSARGRALAAELGERRRADGIAAVFTSDLRRAVETAEVAFGGVGIPILHDWRLRECDYGDRNGTSAAELHQGRARHLDSPYPGGESWRQAVLRAGRFLDDVPLRWHERRILVIGHVATRWALDHLLDGVPLEELITDGFAWREGWEYDTGSRHPARA; from the coding sequence ATGTCGACGCGGATCGTCTTCGAGACCCATTCCTGGAGTGAGGACAACGACCGGGGGGTGGCGACCGGCTGGCTGCCGGGGCGGCTGTCCGCGCGCGGCCGGGCGTTGGCCGCCGAGCTGGGCGAGCGCAGACGGGCCGACGGCATCGCGGCCGTCTTCACCTCGGACCTGCGCCGGGCGGTGGAGACCGCCGAGGTGGCCTTCGGCGGCGTCGGCATCCCGATCCTGCACGACTGGCGGCTGCGCGAGTGCGACTACGGCGACCGCAACGGCACGTCCGCCGCGGAGCTGCACCAGGGCCGGGCCCGCCACCTCGACTCGCCCTACCCGGGCGGCGAGAGCTGGCGGCAGGCCGTGCTGCGGGCCGGGCGCTTCCTCGACGACGTCCCGCTGCGCTGGCACGAGCGTCGGATCCTGGTGATCGGGCACGTCGCGACGCGGTGGGCGCTGGACCACCTGCTCGACGGCGTGCCGCTGGAGGAGTTGATCACGGACGGGTTCGCCTGGCGCGAGGGCTGGGAGTACGACACCGGCAGCCGTCACCCCGCCCGCGCCTGA
- a CDS encoding metal-sensitive transcriptional regulator: protein MKLRPEMTADALTRLKRARGQLNAVIDMIESGEDCRATLTQLAAVSKALDRAGYKLIASGMRHCNAARDRGEDPEMTEEELEKLFLALS, encoded by the coding sequence GTGAAGCTGCGACCGGAGATGACCGCCGACGCCCTGACCCGCCTGAAGCGGGCCCGGGGCCAGCTCAACGCCGTGATCGACATGATCGAGTCGGGGGAGGACTGCCGCGCCACGCTGACCCAGCTCGCCGCGGTCTCCAAGGCCCTCGACCGGGCCGGCTACAAGCTGATCGCGTCCGGGATGCGGCACTGCAACGCCGCCCGCGACCGGGGCGAGGACCCGGAGATGACCGAGGAGGAGCTGGAGAAGCTCTTCCTGGCCCTGTCCTGA
- the eccB gene encoding type VII secretion protein EccB: MPSRQDQLHSYQFTVQRAVAALVMRETDPARSPFRRLAGAGLASVLVAAIALGGFALYGLFAGGGTRWRDAGAVIVEKESGARFVYREQKLHPVLNYASALLIIGAERAKTVLVSRRSIEGVPRGLPLGIPDAPDSLPDRARLSTAGWTVCSAAPAAERAAAGAEPAAPRSAVLIGTAATGGQALGDDAILLRHPDGGLHLVWHARRYLLRDAGRVLAALAATRQRAVPAAPALINSIPAGADLAPPDLPGLGQPSPRVPGAAVGDVFLVRNSGGGRQYAVALTGGLAGVTELQATLLLARTGQGEPEAMTLGRFAALPKLPDLVPTGPAAPPPAPPRLAAADPGALCVRVGDDAGAGDDAGVGDVRLGVTLPDLSDSPQAAGGPAVADHVVVEPGHGAVVESVAAPGATGGALCVVTDLGRRYVLADPAVLGMLGYRDVRPVRLPAGLVSLVPAGSPLDPAAARSAGE, from the coding sequence ATGCCGTCGCGGCAGGACCAGCTTCACTCGTACCAGTTCACCGTGCAGCGGGCGGTCGCCGCCCTGGTGATGCGGGAGACCGACCCGGCGCGGTCGCCGTTTCGGCGGCTGGCCGGGGCCGGGCTGGCCAGTGTCCTGGTCGCGGCGATCGCCCTCGGCGGCTTCGCCCTCTACGGCCTGTTCGCCGGCGGCGGCACCAGGTGGCGCGACGCCGGCGCGGTGATCGTGGAGAAGGAGTCCGGCGCCCGGTTCGTCTACCGCGAGCAGAAGCTGCACCCGGTGCTCAACTATGCCTCCGCCCTGCTGATCATCGGCGCCGAGCGGGCGAAGACCGTGCTGGTGTCCCGCCGCTCGATCGAGGGCGTGCCGCGCGGGCTGCCGCTGGGGATCCCCGACGCGCCCGACTCGCTGCCCGACCGGGCCCGGCTGTCCACCGCCGGGTGGACGGTCTGCTCGGCCGCCCCGGCGGCCGAACGCGCCGCCGCCGGGGCCGAGCCCGCCGCCCCCCGGTCGGCCGTGCTGATCGGCACGGCCGCCACCGGCGGTCAGGCCCTGGGCGACGACGCGATCCTGCTGCGCCACCCGGACGGCGGGCTGCACCTGGTCTGGCACGCCCGCCGCTACCTGCTGCGCGACGCCGGCCGGGTGCTCGCCGCGCTCGCCGCCACCCGGCAGCGGGCGGTGCCGGCCGCGCCCGCCCTGATCAACAGCATCCCGGCCGGGGCCGACCTCGCCCCGCCCGACCTGCCCGGCCTCGGCCAACCCTCGCCCCGGGTGCCCGGCGCAGCGGTCGGCGACGTCTTCCTCGTCCGCAACTCCGGCGGCGGCCGCCAGTACGCCGTGGCCCTCACCGGCGGCCTCGCCGGCGTCACCGAGTTGCAGGCCACCCTGCTGCTGGCCCGCACCGGCCAGGGCGAGCCGGAGGCGATGACCCTCGGCCGGTTCGCCGCCCTGCCCAAGCTGCCGGACCTGGTGCCGACCGGGCCCGCCGCCCCGCCGCCGGCCCCGCCCCGGCTCGCCGCGGCGGACCCGGGGGCGCTCTGCGTCCGGGTGGGCGACGACGCGGGGGCCGGCGACGACGCGGGGGTGGGCGACGTGCGGCTGGGCGTCACCCTGCCCGACCTGTCGGACAGCCCGCAGGCGGCGGGCGGGCCGGCGGTCGCCGATCACGTCGTGGTCGAGCCCGGGCACGGCGCGGTGGTGGAGTCGGTCGCCGCCCCGGGGGCCACCGGCGGCGCGCTCTGCGTGGTCACCGACCTCGGCCGCCGGTACGTGCTGGCCGACCCCGCCGTGCTCGGCATGCTCGGCTACCGGGACGTGCGTCCCGTCCGGCTGCCCGCCGGCCTGGTGAGTCTCGTGCCGGCCGGCAGCCCGCTCGACCCGGCGGCGGCCCGCTCGGCCGGCGAGTAA
- a CDS encoding class I SAM-dependent methyltransferase, which yields MANPTRWVTDTGPEHSQWYVDRFRRLAAEGADLAGEARLLDAMVPPRARVLDAGCGTGRVGAALHARGHLVVGVDADPVLVEAARADHPGPRWLVGDLAELDLAAAGEPEPFDAAVLAGNVMAFVAQGTERQVLGRVAAHVRPDGAVVVGFGTDRGYRLTDFDADAVAVGLRPEHRFATWDLRPWRDDADFAVTVLRRPA from the coding sequence ATGGCTAACCCGACCCGCTGGGTGACCGACACCGGCCCCGAACACTCGCAGTGGTATGTCGACCGGTTCCGCCGGCTGGCGGCCGAGGGCGCGGACCTGGCCGGCGAGGCCCGGCTGCTGGACGCGATGGTGCCGCCGCGCGCCCGCGTGCTCGACGCCGGCTGCGGTACCGGCCGGGTGGGCGCGGCGCTGCACGCCCGGGGCCACCTGGTCGTGGGCGTCGACGCCGACCCGGTGCTGGTCGAGGCGGCCCGGGCGGACCACCCCGGCCCCCGCTGGCTCGTCGGCGACCTGGCCGAGCTGGACCTCGCGGCGGCCGGGGAGCCCGAGCCGTTCGACGCCGCCGTGCTGGCCGGCAACGTGATGGCGTTCGTCGCCCAGGGCACCGAGCGGCAGGTGCTCGGCCGGGTCGCCGCGCACGTGCGCCCCGACGGGGCGGTGGTGGTCGGCTTCGGCACCGACCGGGGCTACCGGCTCACCGACTTCGACGCCGACGCGGTCGCCGTCGGCCTCCGGCCGGAGCACCGCTTCGCCACCTGGGACCTGCGGCCGTGGCGCGACGACGCCGACTTCGCCGTCACCGTGCTGCGCCGCCCCGCCTGA
- a CDS encoding MGH1-like glycoside hydrolase domain-containing protein, giving the protein MSTGTAADGGAPARARDAGALWRLAVATLDGNWEHDHTVPSRTLYPHQWSWDSAFIAVGLSHVRPDRAWRELRTLFAAQWADGRVPHIVFNPALRAGSYFPGPAFWDSARVAGAPAVATSGIVQPPVHALAAWLVHRRAPSERSRAELAWLYPRLVAWQRYLTGRRDVGGAGLASIVHPWESGLDNSPAWDPPLAAVPADVAVMRAYQRHDTDHADAAHRPTDLDYARYVALVDAYRAGGYRDDGLGGRHPFLVECPLVNTALGLAEHALAAIARETGADPGPHRERAARITAALVDRLYDPVGGTFHPRDLRTGRLVPARTALGLMPLALPGLPARPVAALLAEACSPRFGLAARMDRPLPSHDRTAPDFEPLRYWRGPSWQNLNWLLWRGLRAHHRFDLAAGLRDSMIDLVATAGCHEYFHPDTGAGLGSPAFGWTAALLLDVLAEP; this is encoded by the coding sequence GTGAGCACCGGCACCGCCGCCGACGGCGGCGCGCCGGCCCGCGCCCGCGACGCGGGGGCGCTGTGGCGGCTGGCCGTGGCCACCCTCGACGGCAACTGGGAGCACGACCACACCGTCCCGTCGCGCACCCTCTACCCGCACCAGTGGAGCTGGGACTCGGCGTTCATCGCGGTCGGCCTGTCCCACGTGCGCCCCGACCGGGCCTGGCGGGAGCTGCGCACCCTGTTCGCCGCCCAGTGGGCCGACGGGCGGGTGCCGCACATCGTGTTCAACCCCGCCCTGCGGGCCGGGTCCTACTTCCCGGGGCCCGCCTTCTGGGACTCGGCGCGGGTGGCCGGCGCGCCCGCCGTGGCCACCTCCGGCATCGTCCAGCCGCCCGTGCACGCCCTCGCCGCGTGGCTGGTGCACCGCCGGGCGCCGTCGGAGCGCAGCCGGGCCGAGCTGGCCTGGCTCTATCCCCGGCTGGTCGCCTGGCAGCGCTACCTCACCGGCCGGCGCGACGTCGGTGGGGCCGGGCTCGCCAGCATCGTGCACCCGTGGGAGTCCGGGCTGGACAACAGCCCCGCCTGGGACCCGCCGCTGGCCGCGGTGCCCGCCGACGTGGCGGTCATGCGGGCGTACCAGCGGCACGACACCGACCACGCCGACGCCGCGCACCGCCCCACGGACCTGGACTACGCGCGTTACGTCGCGCTGGTCGACGCCTACCGCGCGGGCGGATACCGCGACGACGGGCTCGGCGGGCGGCACCCGTTCCTGGTGGAGTGCCCGCTGGTGAACACGGCGCTGGGGCTCGCCGAGCACGCGCTCGCCGCCATCGCCCGCGAGACCGGGGCCGACCCGGGCCCGCACCGCGAGCGCGCGGCCCGCATCACCGCCGCCCTGGTGGACCGGTTGTACGACCCGGTCGGCGGCACCTTCCACCCCCGGGACCTGCGCACCGGCCGGCTCGTCCCGGCCCGCACCGCGCTCGGCCTCATGCCCCTGGCGCTGCCCGGCCTGCCCGCCCGGCCGGTCGCGGCGCTGCTCGCCGAGGCATGCTCGCCCCGGTTCGGGCTGGCGGCCCGGATGGACCGGCCGCTGCCCAGCCACGACCGCACCGCGCCCGACTTCGAGCCGCTGCGCTACTGGCGGGGCCCGAGCTGGCAGAACCTCAACTGGCTGCTGTGGCGGGGGCTGCGCGCCCACCACCGGTTCGACCTGGCCGCCGGGCTGCGCGACTCGATGATCGACCTCGTCGCGACCGCCGGCTGCCACGAATACTTCCACCCCGACACCGGGGCCGGGCTCGGCTCGCCCGCGTTCGGCTGGACCGCCGCGCTGCTGCTCGACGTCCTCGCCGAGCCCTGA
- a CDS encoding CBS domain-containing protein codes for MRAWQVRDVMTTDVAAVREGTAYREIVDVLTGWRVTAAPVVDGARRVLGVVSEADLLHKVELLGQPHERRVFVGRRHREAQVKAGATLAADLMSAPAVTVGPDASCVEAARLMTQRHVKRLPVVDDLGRLVGIVTRGDLLRVHLRPDGDIRADVVGEVLRRTLGVRDDVVDVTVHGGVVTLTGQLERRSTVRLALRLSAQVSGVVEVVDALGWAVDDIPLSGLRVGGGTPAGVA; via the coding sequence ATGCGGGCGTGGCAGGTGCGGGACGTGATGACGACGGACGTCGCGGCGGTACGCGAGGGCACGGCGTACCGGGAGATCGTCGACGTGCTCACCGGCTGGCGCGTCACCGCGGCGCCGGTGGTGGACGGCGCGCGGCGGGTCCTCGGGGTGGTCTCCGAGGCGGACCTGCTGCACAAGGTGGAGCTGCTCGGGCAGCCGCACGAGCGGCGGGTGTTCGTCGGCCGCCGGCACCGCGAGGCGCAGGTCAAGGCCGGGGCGACGCTCGCCGCCGACCTGATGAGCGCCCCGGCGGTCACCGTCGGGCCGGACGCGTCCTGCGTCGAGGCGGCGCGGCTCATGACCCAGCGGCACGTCAAGCGGCTGCCGGTGGTCGACGACCTGGGCCGGCTGGTGGGCATCGTGACCCGGGGCGACCTGCTCCGGGTGCACCTGCGCCCCGACGGCGACATCCGCGCCGACGTGGTGGGCGAGGTGCTACGCCGGACGCTGGGCGTGCGCGACGACGTCGTCGACGTCACCGTGCACGGCGGCGTGGTCACCCTCACCGGCCAGCTCGAACGCCGCTCCACGGTGCGCCTGGCGCTGCGGCTGTCCGCGCAGGTCAGCGGGGTCGTCGAGGTGGTCGACGCGCTCGGGTGGGCCGTCGACGACATCCCGCTGTCCGGGCTGCGGGTGGGCGGTGGCACCCCGGCGGGCGTGGCCTGA
- a CDS encoding arsenate reductase ArsC, with translation MTDKPSVLFVCVHNAGRSQMAAGWLRHLAGDAVEVRSAGSAPADTVNPAAVEAMAEVGIDITDQRPKLLEYATAESSDVIVSMGCGDACPVFPGKRYEDWKLDDPAGQGVEAVRPIRDEIRSRVAALLRELSPAR, from the coding sequence GTGACCGACAAGCCCAGCGTCCTGTTCGTCTGCGTGCACAACGCGGGCCGCTCCCAGATGGCCGCCGGCTGGCTGCGCCACCTCGCGGGCGACGCCGTCGAGGTCCGCTCCGCCGGCTCCGCCCCCGCCGACACGGTCAACCCGGCCGCCGTCGAGGCCATGGCCGAAGTGGGCATCGACATCACCGACCAGCGGCCCAAACTCCTGGAGTACGCCACCGCCGAGTCCTCCGACGTGATCGTCAGCATGGGCTGCGGCGACGCCTGCCCCGTCTTCCCCGGCAAGCGCTACGAGGACTGGAAGCTCGACGACCCGGCCGGGCAGGGGGTCGAGGCCGTCCGGCCCATCCGCGACGAGATCCGCTCCCGGGTGGCGGCGCTGCTGCGCGAGCTGTCCCCCGCCCGCTGA
- the arsB gene encoding ACR3 family arsenite efflux transporter, with the protein MSTVHADTADTAVVARLSRLDRLLPVWIGLAMAVGLLLGRAVPGLAGALDAVQLGGISLPIALGLLVMMYPVLAKVRYDRLDTVTGDRRLLVSSLALNWVVGPALMFALAWIFLADQPAYRTGLIIVGLARCIAMVIIWNDLACGDREAAAVLVALNSVFQVLAFGLLGWFYLAVLPGWLGLPGAGLAVSGWDIARNVLVFLGVPLLAGWLTRRLGERARGREWYESRLLPRIGPAALYGLLFTIVVLFALQGDAITGRPLDVARIAVPLLVYFALMWAGAYLLGRAVGLGYARTTTLAFTAAGNNFELAIAVAIGTFGVASGQALAGVVGPLIEVPVLVGLVYVSLWLRRHFTH; encoded by the coding sequence GTGAGCACCGTCCACGCCGACACCGCCGACACCGCGGTGGTCGCCCGGCTGTCCCGCCTCGACCGGCTCCTGCCCGTCTGGATCGGCCTGGCCATGGCCGTCGGCCTGCTGCTCGGCCGGGCCGTGCCGGGCCTGGCCGGGGCGCTCGACGCGGTGCAGCTCGGCGGCATCTCGCTGCCGATCGCCCTCGGCCTGCTGGTCATGATGTACCCGGTGCTGGCCAAGGTCCGCTACGACCGCCTCGACACGGTCACCGGCGACCGCCGGCTCCTCGTCTCCTCGCTGGCGCTCAACTGGGTCGTCGGCCCCGCGCTGATGTTCGCCCTCGCCTGGATCTTCCTGGCCGACCAGCCCGCGTACCGCACCGGGCTGATCATCGTCGGCCTCGCCCGCTGCATCGCCATGGTGATCATCTGGAACGACCTCGCCTGCGGCGACCGGGAGGCCGCCGCCGTGCTGGTCGCCCTGAACTCGGTGTTCCAGGTGCTCGCCTTCGGGCTGCTCGGCTGGTTCTACCTGGCCGTGCTCCCCGGCTGGCTCGGCCTGCCCGGTGCCGGGCTGGCGGTCTCGGGCTGGGACATCGCCCGCAACGTGCTCGTCTTCCTCGGCGTGCCGTTGCTCGCCGGCTGGCTCACCCGCCGCCTCGGCGAACGCGCCCGGGGCCGCGAGTGGTACGAGTCGCGCCTGCTGCCCCGGATCGGCCCCGCCGCCCTGTACGGGCTGCTGTTCACCATCGTCGTGCTCTTCGCGTTGCAGGGCGACGCGATCACCGGCCGCCCGCTCGACGTGGCCCGCATCGCGGTGCCGCTGCTGGTCTACTTCGCGCTCATGTGGGCCGGGGCGTACCTGCTCGGCCGGGCGGTCGGCCTCGGCTACGCCCGCACCACCACCCTCGCCTTCACCGCCGCCGGCAACAACTTCGAGCTGGCCATCGCCGTGGCCATCGGCACCTTCGGCGTCGCCTCCGGCCAGGCCCTCGCCGGGGTCGTCGGCCCGCTGATCGAGGTGCCCGTCCTCGTCGGCCTGGTCTACGTCTCGCTGTGGCTGCGCCGGCACTTCACCCACTGA
- a CDS encoding GNAT family N-acetyltransferase translates to MLIRAMVAADAERVLTIYQAGLEGGDASFETVAPTWAAFDAARLPAHRLVAVDAADAVLGWVAVSPTSTRPVYAGVVEHSVYVDPAARGRGIARLLLDALITSTEAAGIWTIQSGVFPENAASLALHARAGFRVIGVRERVGRHHGRWRDVVLLERRSAVVG, encoded by the coding sequence TTGCTGATCCGCGCCATGGTCGCCGCCGACGCCGAGCGGGTTCTCACCATCTACCAGGCCGGCCTCGAGGGCGGCGACGCCAGCTTCGAGACCGTCGCCCCCACCTGGGCGGCGTTCGACGCGGCCCGGCTGCCCGCCCACCGCCTCGTCGCCGTCGACGCCGCCGACGCCGTGCTCGGCTGGGTCGCCGTGTCGCCCACCTCGACCCGCCCCGTCTACGCCGGCGTCGTCGAGCACTCCGTCTACGTCGACCCGGCGGCCCGGGGGAGAGGGATCGCCCGGCTGCTGCTCGACGCGCTGATCACCAGCACCGAGGCCGCCGGGATCTGGACCATCCAGTCCGGGGTCTTCCCGGAGAACGCCGCCAGCCTCGCCCTGCACGCGCGGGCCGGCTTCCGGGTGATCGGCGTGCGGGAACGGGTCGGCCGGCACCACGGCCGCTGGCGCGACGTGGTGCTGCTCGAACGCCGCAGCGCCGTCGTCGGCTGA